A DNA window from Acidimicrobiia bacterium contains the following coding sequences:
- a CDS encoding metalloregulator ArsR/SmtB family transcription factor: MTTTPQPKIRDLTRPTQGLVVEVASHPATDLLLTLMAFGWEDLTDYDLGQEWFNDIRSMIGDETRKAIEATTLNHSKIWAGFFQLVNAGPYGESVDEFLDRLDATEASEIRRSLVEHLVDRDLVDSATIESAALGDEEAIAAIVECCKELEELGDDLKVLFRKDIEHAKRDLVGALRGFHAEAFAPVEARFAGSLERDARAKQAMVATMSPERVIEEATNGITVDPGSGVRSVLLIPTVVLRPWVLILEHRETRIFVYPVADEHMTTDPDAPSPWIIKTYKALSDEKRIRVLRRLATGPASFQELVEHLDVAKSTAHHHLRVLRSARLVRVTIGADQEYSLRRGVIGEAAKALEEFVEAGASRRGGEDD; this comes from the coding sequence ATGACAACGACACCGCAGCCGAAGATCAGAGATCTCACCCGCCCCACCCAGGGTCTGGTAGTGGAGGTCGCATCACATCCGGCCACCGATCTGCTCCTCACCCTGATGGCGTTCGGTTGGGAAGACTTGACGGACTACGACCTCGGTCAGGAGTGGTTCAATGACATCCGATCGATGATCGGCGACGAGACGCGAAAGGCGATTGAAGCGACGACGCTCAATCATTCCAAGATCTGGGCTGGTTTCTTCCAACTCGTCAACGCCGGGCCATACGGCGAATCGGTCGATGAGTTCCTCGATCGGCTCGACGCAACCGAGGCTTCGGAGATTCGCAGGTCGCTCGTTGAGCATCTAGTCGATCGCGATCTCGTGGATTCTGCGACGATCGAGTCGGCAGCACTCGGCGATGAAGAAGCGATTGCTGCCATTGTGGAGTGCTGCAAGGAACTCGAGGAACTGGGCGATGACCTGAAGGTCCTGTTCCGCAAGGATATCGAACACGCCAAGCGGGATTTGGTTGGAGCGCTCAGAGGCTTCCACGCTGAGGCATTTGCGCCGGTTGAAGCGCGATTCGCCGGGTCGCTCGAACGTGATGCCAGGGCAAAGCAAGCAATGGTGGCCACGATGTCACCGGAGCGGGTCATTGAGGAAGCAACCAACGGCATCACAGTCGATCCCGGATCCGGCGTGCGTTCCGTGCTGCTCATCCCCACCGTCGTACTGCGGCCGTGGGTCCTGATTCTCGAGCACCGTGAGACCAGGATCTTCGTGTATCCGGTCGCCGACGAACACATGACGACCGATCCCGACGCTCCGTCGCCGTGGATCATCAAGACCTACAAGGCCCTGTCCGACGAGAAGCGGATCCGCGTACTGCGCCGATTGGCGACCGGTCCGGCCAGTTTTCAGGAGTTGGTAGAGCATCTCGATGTGGCCAAGTCGACCGCGCACCACCACCTGCGAGTGCTGCGGTCGGCTCGCCTCGTGCGAGTGACGATTGGAGCCGACCAGGAGTACAGCTTGCGTCGCGGCGTCATCGGCGAAGCAGCGAAGGCATTAGAGGAATTCGTTGAGGCGGGAGCCTCACGGCGAGGAGGAGAGGACGACTGA
- a CDS encoding TIGR03557 family F420-dependent LLM class oxidoreductase, translated as MTRFAYFCGHEQWQPEVLVKHARLAEEAGFDMVMVSEHFHPWVDDDAAAGFAFSTIGAMAAATERIAFTTAVTTPLFRFHPAIVAQAAATLDRLSGGRFNLGVGTGENLNEGPLGYKFPAYAERAARMREALQIMRRLLDGEKLTFDGDFYRTDRAKLYSPPLHRVPIYLAAGGPKSAALAAELSDGVITSVKDPDETRRKVIDPLNAAGEGKTVIATRWALHARDADEAWDVLRPWRGLRAPGRLEAVDPADLRRRADLLPRTEVVGRYALAYEPAAIIDVYRPLVDDIGADVVTLQMASGDQEGLIALLGKEVLPELRRA; from the coding sequence ATGACCCGCTTCGCCTACTTCTGTGGCCATGAGCAGTGGCAACCCGAGGTCCTCGTCAAGCACGCCCGCCTTGCCGAAGAGGCGGGCTTCGACATGGTCATGGTGTCTGAGCACTTTCACCCCTGGGTCGATGACGACGCGGCGGCCGGTTTTGCGTTCTCGACAATCGGGGCCATGGCCGCAGCAACCGAGCGGATCGCGTTCACCACGGCGGTCACCACTCCCCTCTTTCGTTTCCACCCGGCGATAGTCGCACAAGCAGCCGCGACGCTCGACCGGCTATCCGGTGGTCGCTTCAATCTCGGCGTCGGCACCGGCGAGAACCTCAACGAAGGACCGCTGGGCTACAAGTTTCCGGCATACGCCGAGCGCGCCGCCCGAATGCGAGAAGCGCTGCAGATCATGCGCCGGTTGCTCGATGGCGAGAAACTCACATTCGACGGCGACTTCTACAGGACCGACCGGGCAAAGCTGTACAGCCCTCCGCTGCATCGGGTTCCCATCTACCTGGCGGCGGGAGGTCCCAAGTCTGCCGCCCTTGCCGCCGAGCTCTCCGACGGGGTCATCACATCGGTCAAGGACCCTGACGAGACTCGCCGGAAGGTGATCGACCCTCTCAACGCCGCCGGCGAAGGAAAGACGGTAATCGCCACCCGCTGGGCGCTCCACGCTCGCGATGCCGATGAAGCGTGGGACGTTCTCCGTCCCTGGCGCGGCTTGCGGGCACCGGGACGATTGGAAGCCGTCGATCCGGCCGACCTCCGCCGGCGGGCCGATCTACTCCCCCGCACCGAGGTGGTGGGGCGTTATGCACTGGCGTATGAGCCGGCCGCGATCATCGACGTCTACCGGCCGCTGGTCGATGACATCGGCGCAGACGTCGTGACCTTGCAGATGGCCTCGGGCGACCAGGAAGGGCTGATCGCACTGCTCGGCAAAGAGGTCCTGCCAGAGTTGCGAAGGGCCTGA